The Silene latifolia isolate original U9 population chromosome Y, ASM4854445v1, whole genome shotgun sequence sequence attcattattcattcaagACCATCCTTACTGCATTCTAGACTACTATaacaatttatcaatttataCCCAAGGTTCCATATATATTAGAAATCAACAATAAAACAAGTACGAATATTCCGCGACTTGGTTTTTGATGCTGGCACTTGTTAaggttttgtttgttttatttgtgttgtttatcgttttgtaaGCTTGTTTGGGACCCTACTAGCAGTAGTTCTCGGGGTTTACTCCAtctttaatcaaaaaaaaaatcagttGGAAACTTGATAGGCTTTCAACGGCCCAAATTCATCACTATAACAAAATTTAATGCTTACAATATATCAATTCCGATATACTATTCAACTAGATACAGCTCCGTCTTAGAGAGCCTTGGGCTTGGGACAGCCATTGTTGGTTTTGATTTCTTGACAACAAGTCCAAATGTGTCAGACGCGTCGAAATCCACATTTTCAGTCGGTAACTCCCACTCAAAACAATGCAACATCCATGACCATATTGGTAAATAAAGTTGATGCTTGATGACAGATTGGTAAAAATAAACCATTTGAGccaaaaaagagaaaatacatacaaatttttttttttttaaaaagtcaAAACTCAAAGCTACTTCCATTTACAGTACTCATACACCCCTTCTCCAAAAccccttctttttttttcgacAAAACCTATATTCCCTAATTCCTTTTCGATTATCAAAATTCCTCAAAAATTAAAGACTATGAAGAAGAATTCTTCACAAAAAGCTTATAATTCTTGCTAATATTTTGCTTCCCGTAATATTTGTGTGAGATGCTATTAATTGTTCATGTTATTGTGCTGTGAGTAGTGAACCAGTGATTGAAGACTGAAAGAAGTGAAGAGTAGTTCGTTTACTTTTGTATTGATTTGTTGTAGGAGaaatttttttaccaatttggcacCAACTTGCATACACTAGCCACTTTTTCAATACTTGTCaaaaatagaaatagataacaaatgaatgATACGCCtcaaaataaaaatagataacaattAACTGTTACGAAGATATTAGTTTTTAATAGCTTTTGTACCAATTTATCGCATGAGAAGTTTATTTACCAAATTGGCAATAACTCACATCTTTTATTACCAATCTGTCGTATAAgtatttttttttaccaattgtCATCAAGTATCAACTATATTTACCAATATGCTCGATTGGCCCATCAATGACAACACAGACATTGCCATTTTATCTGCAAGAGACAGACCGGGACACATTCTCCTTCCCGAACCAAATGGAAGGTACTTGTGTTGATTTCCGGAAAAGTCAAAATTTTCCGAACTACTTAAGAATCTTTTAGGTCGAAACTCTTTAAGAGTTAAAGTAACCTATtctttttagcctcgtatcggggggttaaattatatgtgaCTTGCGACGGAAGAATGATGTAAATAATGTAAAGGGCAAAATAAAGgaataatgacacaagagattttggtgacaCGGAAAACctgatgtgggaaacaaccgcggggggagtcggtatCCCGCCAATATTCCACTATTTAATAATTAGAGTACAAGTATAATATATACAAACTCCAGTCTGACGACGAATAGCTTGTCCGACACAACTACGGGTCAGACGGTACATAAATCAGACGATCAGACGATAAAGGTTGTTCGTGGGTTTATACGTTGTATGTGGGTAATAAGGATTTTGGTGTGATCTTCTGTGGGTTAATGATTGAGTAATCATTATTCAATGATGACGGTCATATATTTGGGTGGGATTGCGTTGGTTTAATATGTATCAGTTCGTGGTTTAGGTTTGTACGTAGTAGTTGATATGTGAGGTAGTATACGCCGTCTTATATGAATGAATTATCGATCTCTTTTCTTCCTTGCTTCtttgtatttatagtgaataaaccctagtgggttTATTAGGGTTCCCCACTTAATTGCCTTGTTTCTCAAGGTAGAGTTTGGTATCAATTTGGACTTTCCTTATTCAGAAGTTGGTAACAATTTGGACTTCCTTATCTCACTCGTGGTCTTGTCGATATCTCAGTCCAAGCCCAGTTCTTATTTCTTCGGTCCGTGGGCCCGACTCCCCCATGTATGACATGGGTCCATTTGCTTAATTAATTACTCACTCGTCTCGTGCCACGTAGCTTAGGCCAAATAGTgaattttggcccaaacagtttgcccccaatttcgCTTCTCAGCTTCGTCGAGGAGGGAAATTGACTCTTTAAATTCCGCCTGCTATTGTCATTCTGCTACTAGAACAAACAGCTTCTATACTTCTGGATTCAGCCGCTGAGACTTTGTGGAACAAGATGCTGCCATCCTGCTGGAAGATGGCACTGGAACTTTGCTAGAGAAGGATGCTAGAACTCTACTGGAACTCTACTAGGATAGACTGCAGACTTTCTGCTGGAGGAGACTGCTGAAACTCTGATGGAACAGGCTAACGTGCTGGAACAGACTACTGAAACTCTGCTATGATATACTGCAGAACTTCTGCTGGAGCGGGCTGCTGAAACTGTGCTGGAGCAAGTTGTTGCCAGCCTGCCAGGTATGACTCCTTGTAGATACATTTGAGATAATTTTGCATCCCTATTCTTTAGCCATAATTCTGGTGCCTGATCTACTCGTTTCTACTGAACCATACTTCGTTTATTCTGGCTAACTGATTTATGTCACTCCTTAACTCTGCTAATATGCAAGCTGATGTTTTGAAGATGCCTACTTGCAGATTTATGCTAGCATATTACGCCAGCAAGCGGATTTCAGACTGATTTCTGCTGAAGGATGCTCAGCTCAACTAAGTGGACGCCAGGATTCTGATGATGGACGATGGGTTCCTGAAGGCGGACAATGTTGGTTGCCATTGGGAACTAGATGGCAGACGCTAGGAACAAGATGGTTGACATTGGGATTCTGCTGGCTGACGCTGGGGACCAGACGGCTGATGCTAGGAACTAGATGGCTGACTCTGGGGACCAGACGGTTGATGCTGAAAACCGTGACGGCGATGTGAAACCGATGGTCGACTGGGACCAGGACGGCCGATCTTTGGGATCCTGCCGGCGATCTTTGGAGCGGATGTCGACACGGGATCTTGCCGATAGCCGCTTTCGAAGGAATAGCTTCCACCTGCCCTTACCAACCTGTTATCTGATCACCAAGGGTGAGTCTGGTTGTTGACACAAGTTTATCGTGCACTTGTCAAGTAGGTGATACCTGCAAAATGTCAGTAATGCAATGCGTGTGCATGTGAGGACCCTCTAATGTATGATAAGGGCTATAGTATGCTGTGAATGTAATGTCAACCATGCATATATGTTTTGTCTTTGTCTGGGGGACAGGACATGTTTTAAAGGATGATAAATATACCTGTCCCTGGCCAGGGGGTAGGAGTAAGTGTTAAGTCATTCTAGGACGTACCTTAGGTAAGTTTATCGTCGTTCTAGGACCATTGAAATGTTCTGGGAAGTTGACTTTGCAAGGTGCAAGTCCTTGTTAGTATTTGTTGTTACCTTATCTGTCCACTAACAGAATTAGCTACCCTATCTATCCACTGACAGAGTTTGGGTGCGTACTGAGTAGCCGTGTCAGCTCTGGGAGCTGATTTAGACTTTCAGGAGGTTTGCCGTGTCTACCCAGGGGGCAGATTTAGACTGGAGGTGGTCGTGTCAACCCAAGGAGCTGATTAAGACCTAGCTAGCTATCGTGTCAACCTAAGGGGCTGATTTAGACATATGTCGCATTTGActatttaaccttgttcatgacgcaaggtgtgttcatcatgtttaaagccaacaggggcgtaccttagggaagtttatcgtcattctaggaccaatggggcattgtaggattctggtagctcagagatccctgcGCTCCATAtgtgtgtgcatgcatgctggggccctgattgatTGCGTTgattgcgagctacgtccagggggtggtatccagGGTAGCTGGATGAGCTTTTAGCTATCAGCAAgactccctttcgtatgttccacaggccGCCTGGTGAGGGTACTCCTGATGGAGAaatgtaggttaggcatgttggagtgtcatgtgccttgtcaccccgcgtttgcagttgacagtcctgctagctaTACTTTCAATGTACCATAGATATTAGAGTCCAGAATGATGcatttagagaagcctgaaaataggaaATCCTACCAgagcgatgtgaagtacctgatgccgtctcatggggtgccagagcaattgtggtcctagAAAGCTTACAGACCACACAACTCCAATATTAGTTTTTAAAcgtttaaagaaacaaaagaaaagaaaacgacacaaaattggcagtatgcctactaccgttttttttattttagctTTTCTTAATACACTACTCTGCACACTAAACTCTACTTATTAtcaaaagtgatacctcttcaggtggaGTATGTTCCATGGCTCGCCTATTAATTAACCTTGCACGGTCATTAACTTATACGCACCACGACCAACAACGCCTCTAACCCGGTATGGAGATTCCCACCCGGGGGATTCTATGCCTGTCTAGGTGGTTGTACACTTTCAAGGTGATTGTATGCCTGTATAGGTGGTTGTACACCTTCAAGGGGATTGTATGCCTATATAGGTGATTGTACACCTTCAAGGGGATTGTATGCCTGTATAGGTGGTTGAACACCTTCAAGGTAACTGTATTGTCCTTAGCTAATTTGTTCCGCTTCCATACATTCATACCTGTGGGTGGGAACCAGAACCTCTGGTGGTATTACTGTCTCTcctccaaacaccaggctgaagggtgtttgaaccGTTATTTAAGTTTCTGCCCCCAGTTTGTTTTAGCTTTCGTTTCAGGTTCTCAATTGTGAGTCAGTTTGTCCATTGGACTACTTGTTTCTGGTTGCCACGCGAAATATGTATTCTCTGCCCCCTGCGTGATTTCCACAGCTTGGGTGTGGAGGACATGCACTTCTGCATGTCATTTATTATTTCATGTTCTGGTTCTCAGGGGACCTGGCTGATGGCAGCATGTATTACTGTGATTTTTCGCTTGAGGAAGCTGATGTAAGAATGTGTTCTACAGCATTCTGGCTGCTGCCTGTCTCCTGCATATTCAGGGTGCTAGGAACATTTATGTACTGCCAGATGTCGGGCAGATGTTGGGGGACCAGACGCCAGAAATTGGGATCCTGTTGAGGACCAGGCGCCTGTCACTGGAATCCTGCTGGCAGAGCGATATGATACTCATTAGGAGGCGGAGTATCCTGCAAGCAAGGTGATCTGCAAGCTGCTGGCAGAGCGATATGTCCTACTGGCTGGGTGGCCTGATCTGCACACAAGAAAGTTGTTCCTGCATGCAGAAAGTTTGTTGGCGGAGCGACCTGTCCTGCTGGCTGGGTGGCCTGATCTGGATGCAAGAAGGTTGTTTCTGTAGGCAGAAAGTTTGTTGTAGGCAGCGTTCTGCGCTCTGCTCTCTGCGTTCTGCGCCCTGCATTTCGCAGGAGGACGCTCCATTTGATCTGGGGGAAGAGTGGCAAGTTCTGGAGCCCGTGTGACCACTTCTGCTGGCAGGAGAATTTAATGACGATCCTGCAAGAAATTTTTCTGCTAGGGCTGGCAGATGGCATAGCCAACAACCCTTCGACGCTCAGGGCAGTAGTTATaaaaaatataaatattgtaatgAGATCACGAATTGATGAGTTACCTTAGGAGCAGCGTATGTGCCTATGAAAATGAATCTTCTTTCTTTTGCTTACCGTTAATTGTAGCATATAAAATGATGAGTATGCAATGGTTGATAAGATACCTGGGTTGAGTACTGCCCCCAGGGTTGTGAGGGGGTCTGCAACAAGGTTCTGGTTACCGACCAGGGACCTGCCTGGTTTCTGATCTTTTCAGGTGCCCAACTTTTTCAGATGTCAAATTGTCGCGCCGACTCTCGTGTGTGTGATCGCGCACGCTTGATTTTTAGACGTCCCGACGGCAAAGCGTCCGACTTTCAGCGTCCCGTGACTTTCAGGTGTCCAGACTTTCAGGTGTCAGACTGGTAGACGTCAGACTTTCAGGAGCACTACAAGCTCGGACGATCAGGTTCCTGTCCTCCTTCCCTTGTAGGTACCAGACCTACTCCTGTTCCCCTTATATTGGTGGCCCTACCAGCGCGTTGCATCCAAAGATAGATCGCATTTCTCCCTCAAGGTTGGGGGTGCTTTTATCCATCTAAGTCTGAGGTGCTGGACTAAAGTAGGTACAGAGTCTACCCTGGTCTGTGACTTAATGGTCGTCCGTGGTTCGGATTTCATGTTGTAAGCACTTAGATGTGTCGTTCAATTGGTCATCCTTCCTGATATCTACTGTTTATTCATAATAACTTTCAGGGGGTAGTCAGTTAGCACATGGTCATTACTAGACTAAAAATAAGAACGTGATTAATATAAGGTTGTAACACGTGCAAGAACCAGTTTTTCAagtgatgtgtacctggtctctacaGGATGCAGAGACTTGCCGAAATAATATTCTGGCTTCTAGCATAACATTGTATGTTGTCTCACTCAGATAGTGTTTCAGTTTCGTGAATGTCTTTCATGCTCCTGCGCCCAATCGAGCTTTTGGCGTCTCCCAAGTATGTCGTAAAATAACCTGCATCTGCCCCCTTTCGCTTCGGGCTCCTAGGTAATGCTCCTTGTCCAAGCTACTACTAGGTTCTGGCTGCTTGGGTCGCTGGCTGAAAGGGTTGTTGCGACAACTAATCCAGGTTACCTTTCTGGTGTCTGTTGACTTCTTCCTGCTGACTGCTTCTCGCCTCCTCAATTTTCGACTCTGCTCCATCCTGCATCCTACTTCTTGCTTCCTGAATTTCCGATTCTGGCTTCTCCTGCTTCCTGAATATGAAAGGAGGCAGCTGGTCGAGACTTCTTTATTGTGCTAGATCTAATCGTGTTGGGGACCTGATTCTAGATGCTGATGAGGTCAGTTCCCCTAAAAATGTTGCTGAGGCTGCTGATGTCTCCGAGCCAGAGCTAGTTCCTGCAAGAAGAGATCAAGTAGAGCTGGATGGTGGATCTGGTGCTACAGTTGCTGAGGAAATGATCCTTTTAGATACATCTCTCCCCTAACTTGTTCGGACTTTTATTTGTCAGTTTCAGGGCTTGGCCCTTTCTGTtttgctttgttttgttttgtgatgTTTCTCGAGTTCTAGCCTGGCTAGGATACTCGTCGTACAAACTGATTACTGCTGGCTGTCGACCCTTTGAGGGTGACAGTTGCTTAGAGTTGGCGGAGTTAGCATTCCGATTATTTTTGTCTTGGCTGGGTCCAGCCTGTAGCCTGCTGGCTATATTTTGTCTAGTTCCTACCATATCATCATGGGACCAaacgaaacaatccatgttagctTTATGAAATTTAATCAATTGTTGAAGAAGAGTACATGTATACTCTGAACCTGTCAGCACTGTTAGTTCTGGGTCCAGCTTACCCATGTTGACTGAGTTTACCGTGACCACTGGGATTTTTCTCATGGTGTAGTTTCTATGTACGATGTTATGATGAGAGCATCATGGTGGTGCCCCTGCGTGTCATGAGCATCCACCTCGTCGAATGTGACAGGTGGCAGATTCCCATGGCTGACTCTGTAGGAGGACTCTAGGAGATCTCTTTTTATTTTTGTGTCATGCCTTTTTTGGTGCTTAGTATGTTAGGCTACACAGTTCTTATCTACCTGTTATCACGTACATTATTCTAGGACAAATAGGAAGTATAGAGGATAGAACTTGATTCGTGGAGCATAATTTACTAGACCTTCCTCCCACGTGATAGCAGGCGGTCCAGGTTGCCCTGTTCGTATTGATATTTTACCTCTATCCTGGCTGTTGACCAGGCTTCCTGATCCTGCAAGAGGGTTATGGACAAGCGGAATAGTATCACAGATGTTACCTCCGCAATGACATTCATGTAGAGATATGTTCTCCGGGGTTACTGATTACTGGAGTTGGGCGACAATGGCTTCAAATTGTCATTCCGATTCCTGATGGCTGAAATTTCTGCAAAGAGGAGAATTTTAGCTTCAACAGAATCAAAAGATAAGGTGTTATCTGACGTAGCCTGCAGTCTGATCGGCATGAAGGGTGGTTGTATGTTGGTCCCCCAGATTGTACTCTGGTGACTAGTCCCTTAGGGATCTGTCTATCTGGGCCATAGATTCTTGAGGTCTTAATCTGCCTGTCAGCCTGGTATGTTTCAGTCTGCGACCCTGTACTGAACATTCCTGGTAGTCCACCTGATGTCTCTACACTAACTGCTGGTACACTGTTGATGATTTCTGGTGGATTGATCATTCCTGCTCTGACAGAGGCTTGTGGAACTCTTAGGAACCAGATCTGTTGTAGGACTCCAGAGGAACTCTGGGGACTAGTTCTGCTGCAAGCGTCTGGGTGAATTCTGGGGAGCGTGTCTACTGCAGGCATCTGAAGCAATTCCAAGGAGCAGGTCTGTTACAGGCATCTGAAGCAATTCCAGGGACCAGATCTGCTGCTGGACTCAGGCGTCTGTCGGGGACCAGATCTGCTGCCAAACTTAGGCGTCTGAAGGAATTCCGGAAACCAGATTTGCTGCCAGACTCAGGCGTCTGAAGGAAGTTCTGCTGTCAGGTCTGCTACCAGACTCATGCGTCGGGGAATTCCGGAACCGATCTGGCCGCGACTCAAAGGCGTATGAAGGAAGTTCTCACAGGTGCTACGGACTCGGGCGTACGAAGGAATTCCGGGAACCAGATCTGCTGCCAGACTCAGGCGTCTGAAGGAAGTTTTGCTGCCATATCTGCTTCCAGACCCAGCCGTCTGAATGAATTTCGGGGGCCAGATCTTTTGTAGGTCTCTGGTAAGACTTCAGGGAGCAAATCTGGTGCGAGACTTTTGGAGGATCCCAGGAAGCTGATCTGCTAAGAGACTTCTAGAGGATCACAGGAAGCTGATCTGCTGCTGGCTTCCGAATAACTTTCGGGGAGCAGATCTACTGCTGACTTCTGGAAGATCCCAGGAAGTTGATCTGCTGCTGGCTTCCGGATAACTTCCGGGGAGCAGATCTACAACTAAATTCTGGAGGATCCCAGGAAGGATATCTGCTGAGAGACTTCTGGAAGATCACAGGAAGTTGATCTGCTGCTGGCTTCCGGATAACTTCCGGGGAGCAGATCTACTACTAAATTCTGGAGGATCCCAGGAAGGATATCTGCTGAGAGACTTCTGGAAGATCACAGGAAGTTGATCTGCTGCTGGCTTCCGGATAACTTCCGGGGAGCAAATCTACTGTTCACTCCATAAATAGCGATGAGATCTTGCTCGCTAGCAGACATGGCACTGGAGATTAATTTGAAGATAACTTGGCTGTAGAAATCGATCaccatgccccacggtgggcgccaaactgttttggtaaaaaactGTCAAAACACGATATTCTATCTCGTTAGGGGTTAAAGTGACCTACTATTTTTAGCCTCGTATCggggggttaaattatatgtgaCTTGTGACGGAAGAATGATGTAAATAATGTAAAGGGCAAAATAAAGGAATAATGAaacaagagattttggtgacgcggaaaacccgatgtgggaaacaaccgcggggggagtcggtatcccgccaatattccactatttgataattagagtacaaatataatatataaaaacTCCGGTCTGACAACGAATAGCTTGTCCGACACAAGTACGGGTCAGACGGTACATAAATCAGACGATCAGACGATAAAGGTTGTTCGTGGGTGTAATAAGGATTTTGGTGTGATCTTCCTGTGGGTTAATGATTGAGTAATCATTACCCAATGATGACGGTCATATATTTGGGTGGGATTGCGTTGGTTTAATGTGTATCAGTTGATAGTTTAGGTTTGTACGTAGTAGTTGATATGTGAGGTAGTATACGCCGTCTTATATGAATGAATTATCGATCTCTTTTCTTCCTTGcttccttgtatttatagtgaataaaaTCTAGTGGGTTTATTAGGGTTCCCCACTTAATTGCcttgttcctcaaggtagagTTTGGTATCAATTTGGACTTTCGTTATTCAGAATTTGGTAACAATTTGGACTTCCTTATCTCACTCGTGGTCTTGTCGATATCTTAATCCAAGCCGAGTTCTTATTCCTTCGGTCCGTGGGCCCGACTCCCCCATGTATGACATGGGTCCATTTGCTTAATTAATTGCCCGCTCGTCTCGTGCCACGTAGCTTAGGCCAAATAGTGAATTTTGGCCCAAACAAGGATCTTCCCAAAGTTTAGGGTCCCTATGTATAGCCCACGTATTGATGAAGACCATAGAATCTTTTTGTACATTGTAACCACAGACAGTAGTAGCTTTTATTGAACAATGTGAAACAAGGAGAGCAACGGGAGGGTGTAGGCGTTGGGTCTCCTTCAAAACAGCATTCAAATACTTCAATTTGGGTATATGCACCTCTTCAACTGTATCGTTTAAGCCAACCGTTTCAGCTAATTCATCTTGTACAATCTTCATTATCTTGGGATGTTTCAGCAGCTCAGCCATCACCCACTCAGCTGTTGTTGCTGTAGTATCCATTCCCCCAACAATCGCGTCCTACAGCAGAAATTCATATAATACGATTTTCAACATACAAGTGTGAGTGTGTGACTGTGTAATTTGAAGAGTTAGAGTAATATAAATCAGGATGAAAAGATAATAAATGGTAAAGAAGAGGAGGGAAACAGTTCAAATGATATAACGTACCATAAGAATGGCCTTTACTTGAGACGCGCTTAGGGCTTAGGGATTTGGCGAGATCTGTGAGTTTGGTAAGCTCCAACAGATACCCTAAAATGTCTTTCTGAGTGTTCGCATTTGAGGCAAAGTGATTATCTATGGCTAAATCAAATAACATTTCAATTCTGTCAGCAACCAATTTCATTCTTCGTTTCAAGGCaagcaagaaaaggaagaaagtcTGAAACATTAGGTGTTGCCAACAGTAGCATAAAGTCGCCTATCAGGGATCGAAAGTCAGTGGCAAAACTGTGAAAATCCTCGTCGTCTTTGCCTTTGATTGTATCCCCCCACACCATGCTCATAACGGAATTGAAAATCGTGAAAAAGATCAAATCTCCTATATCAACTAGTTCACCAGCTCTTCTATAAGTTTTCGTAATCATCTTCTTCAAGTGCCGCTTTCTCAAATTATAGCTAGCATCAAAGTTAGCACTACTCAACATTTCACTAACAAAAATTTTCTTCAACTTACGCAATTCAGGGCCGTAGTCATTGAAAGTGATATCTAATGCCCGAAGGTGGCAAGTTTACCTGCAACTATAGGGTTTCGGTTGGCAAATATGACATCTTGGTCCTTTAGTATCTCTTTGGCATGAGAAGTTGAGTTGACAACAATACAATCTATAAGTCCAAGTCGGACCTTAAAGATAGGGCCATAGATAGTGGCCAAATCTTTGAAGGTCCAGCGAAGATCGGACCCTAAAACAGGAAGATATCCAACCAAAGGCAAACCAAGAGGTCCAGGAAGGGAACGGGATTTTTTCTTGGTTTGCTTTTCATCGAAGAGAATGAAGCAGAAAATAAGCAAAATCGTCAAGGCGATGAGGACAAAGCTCTGACCCTTCACTTCATCCCGCAACCATGACCATATACCAGTCAGTTTGTAGAGCATGGTGTTTACTGTTTAGCTACTTCGCTAGTTTGAGTGATGAGTAAatgaggagtctattgatcgaatacgaaagagggggggtgaattgagtattaaaaaacGATGaccactttttcgaaatatatgatgtaaaattaattatttgattttattgattaaaatcaactaattaattatACTAATAagcgcaaaatcgaaataacaaaaataaagagagagagagagaaagagagacacacagaatttttgaagtggttcagtttcacaagtcgaaacctacgtccactattctcgattaataatttttagtacctttctacggattacaaaaattatcaatccactcgtataatcaactatatgattataactcagattgagtatcgctaaatactctaggttgctcttacgttaataagaaaagtacaacgataaatactaatctcacttgatgcgcaatttttgtataagaaaattataaaataagaatTAAGGCTCAAATAAATTTTGCTTAAATATTTTTCTCTTTGAAAGTACATGTGTGtcacttttaattgttgaataaacagaggtatttatagttgtagggaattagggtttaggaatattctggaatgtatAAAACCCTAAATGTCTTGACGAACAAGTAAGAGGAAAGGGTAGGAGGAATTC is a genomic window containing:
- the LOC141632359 gene encoding 5-epiaristolochene 1,3-dihydroxylase-like; the encoded protein is MLYKLTGIWSWLRDEVKGQSFVLIALTILLIFCFILFDEKQTKKKSRSLPGPLGLPLVGYLPVLGSDLRWTFKDLATIYGPIFKVRLGLIDCIVVNSTSHAKEILKDQDVIFANRNPIVAGKLATFGH